The window TCAGCGAGGAGCGGCCGCCTCGCGATGACGGTGACGCGAAGGACCTCGGCACAGATGAGCCCGCGGCGAGTTGCGCAGCGACCAGGGGCACAGCGAACAACGAGCGGGCAGgagcgcggcgggcggagggcAGGGGAGCTGCGAGCGGGTCGATGCCGGCGGATGGCGGCATGTTGGTGAAGGCGCCAAGGTcgacgagcgcggcgaggagcaGCCTCCTCACGCCGATGCGGCCGCGATGGAGCTCGAGGTGGCGGGACTCGATTCGGCAGCGGACGGGCCCGACACAGGCAGCACCAGGGCAGCCGCTCACCGTGGCCTCGTTGTGGCAGTGGCGGCAGGGGAACACCTGCTTGCAGCACGGCGCCACGATCTTACACCTCCGCCGGTAATGCTTGCACCTGGATAAACATCACAAATTCCTCCCCATGAGAATATGCTCAGCAAACTAAACCAGCCACAGATCGGGGAAACTCCATAGGACCCAATCCACCGAGCAAATTCAAGCGGGCGCACAACGCCGAGCGATTCGGCCCCGGGAGGACCGAATTAGATTCCGTCGGAGGCAAGGAAAAGGGGAAAGTggaggaagacgaaggcgaCGCTAATCAAGGCGCTCGCGGGCTCACCCGTGCTCCATCTTGCCGACGTCGCAGTGGTCGACCTCCCCGCCGCAGACCGCGTCGACCTCGGCGGCGTCGTTGTCGCTGAGGAAGTGCCCTCCCCCATCTTCGAAGGCGGCGGTTGGGACGGAGAGGAGCAGGTGGAACGGATGGCGTTAGCAAAGTTAACAGAAATGCTACAAATCTCAACGTTGTGATCTTtccatggtatatagcaaagaAACGATCTTTTAATGGTACATTGCCAAACATGCAATCTTTTGATGGTATGCATCCAATTTTCCCCTTAATCAAAGGCAAACCCCAGAGGCAACCAACGCCGAGTAGAACAAGACAGACAAGCAAGCGcaacctccgcctccgcctcgccgccggcgatggagcggccgccacctccttctccggcgagccccgctgTCGCCGTCCGCGCACTCTCCCGCACTCCCCCGCAAACCCCTCAGAACCCCTCCTCTGCCCGCACTCCCCCGCAAACCCATCAGAACCCCTCCTCTGCGCCTTCCACgggtccggccgccgccgccgcctcccacgaCGGCGTCGTCGCTGTCGGCTTCGTGGGCGGCGCGGGGACAGCCCGCCTCGCGGACCAGATCCTCGACGCCCACGTCTTCTCCCCGGGCGGCTCGGCTGGGGGCCTCGCTGGGAGCGTCAGGTACCACCGCGACGGCGACAAGAGGATGGTCTTCCTGCACCTCACGCCGATGGAGGCGGGAGGaattggcggcggcggggacatgCCGGAGATGCTCTTCATGTTCTCAGTGAGTTCGGATTTTACTGTGCTTTTTTGCTCATTACAGTAACCTTCAAGTGAAGGCCAGAGCTTTGCCTCAATCGTCCATGTATGTATAAGATCAGCCTATTCTACTGGATCATGGCAGATAGTTATTGGCACACTGAAAGAAAAGCTGGACAACTTGAggatgccttttttttttgcctttagGTTAAAATTTCTTAGGATTGTACTCATGCTTCTGATAACTGTCAATTGCTTAGCACAAACTAGTGTCATGGGAAATATACCTTTACCATTTCATTCCTCTAAGCGACAAAAAAATAATGCATGAATGCTAGTGGATTAGCTCAGCTGCAAATTGCTTGATTGGTGATTAACTGAGCATATCATCGTTGTGTTTTGATGTGTTTATCTGATCCGAAAAAAATTGATTTTATTGCTTTGTCGTGGCTATTGGCGCACCTACTTCCAGTTTCTCATTTGTTAGGAGATATATGTAAATATAGATTACAGAAGTTTGGTCCTTTTTTGTGTACTTAAAGAATTTGTATTGCATTGACATTGTTTGACAAACTACATTTTATTGTAAAAATATCTGCTGGTTTTTCCTCCGTTCTATGACTGTGTTATAATCCATACTTCAAGTTTAGCTTTATTGTTTTTTCCTTCAACAATTTATTGCCTCTTGATGAATCGACATCTTAGAGATGGACTTGTATAATGTTGCTTGCCTGTGTTTAAATATGGCTAAGTTTTGGTTCTCTGACCATAGGTGTTGACATATCGTGGATTTCATCTTAATATTACCAGACTGTTATTTTATAGATTCGTGTGCCTCATAATCGTATTTCTAGAGTAATGGATGCGTTTGACTGCTCAAATGACTATGGTTCTGTTTCTTTGGTCTTGAGTTAAATTCTAGGTCTGCCACATAATTATATTTCTGCAAGAAGGCTTCAGATTTAACACACAAACCTTAAAGAAGTTCCGATTGTTGCAATCTTCAAAGCATGCTTTCGCTCCATTTGTGAAGTCACTGGTAGCAGCTGCAATGCCTGCCAAAACTGTTACATCTGACACCCCAACACGAGCAACCCACAGGGCTTCCTCCATATCCCCTCCAGCACGTCGTGGAGGTCACTCTGGTCGCCAGTCCTCAGCCATCTCACTTATGTCCGGAACCACTTCAAATCCTTCTGTGTTGCCAGGCCAATGTGTTCCTGTATTGCTCTTTGTCTTTGAGGATGATGCAGTTGATGTTTCAAGTGCTGCCACAAGTTCAGATGATATGGGTGACCCATTTTCATCAAATCAGGGTTCTACCTCTGATGGATTATTGAAACAAAGCTCAGCTTCAAAAGGTTCTGGTTCCGTGGTTATGCTTGCCCGGGCAGCAAACAAATCTGAGAGTAGTTCAGGCAAAAAATTGCATTCCTCATTAGAGGGACAGATTCGTGTCTTGCTCAAGAAGTGTAGGGTACTTGCTGGCATGGAGCCGGGACATATTGGCCCGAGgggtgttcgagaaaaaaatattggcCCGAGGGGTCTAAGTAACATGAGTTATCATATACCCTTGTTCTCACTTGATACCTCGAGGGTTGTTGCACTGTTGGAACGGTCTATCAATAAGAAACAGGAGCCATTAGACGTCATTGCTGGATTGTTTGAAGATTCCATGAGCTGCAAATCACCACTGGATATTCCTTCACTGGAAAACAACTACCACCCAACAAACCATGATGACTTTCAGTTAATCAAGGACTTCATATTTCGGCAATCTGATGCcctgagagggagagggggataTTCAAGCAATGCAACTGCCGGGTCTGTTGCTGGTGTCGGTatggtggctgctgctgctgcagcagcagcagtgtcaGCTGCTTCTGGGAAGCCAGTTAATGTTCCTGATCTCCCTAGTTTTGATAAATGGCTGTCCATAAGTACTTCTATCCTCACTGCACTGCTTAGTGGAAAAAATTCACTGAGTGGTTTGTCTGAAAGCAAGACACATACAAGTCCTAGTGAGAAAAATGAACAACTCCCTGCTGGAGGATCTAATGCTATTGACATCACATTATCTTGCTTGGAAAGCAATAATGGGCTGAACATGAAATTTTCTTCATCATGGTGCGAAAGAGTGCTTCCAGCTGCTAAGGAATTGTACCTAAAAGGTTTACCTGCCTTTTACACCACCAGCATGCATGAAGTACAGCTACAGAAGGCATTGCGATCCTTTTGCTCAATGGTTAAAGGACCAGCAGTCAGGTTATTCTCAAAGAAGCTGGAAGATGAGTGCCGGACAATATGGGAATCTGGTAGGCAGCAATGTGATGCTGTTAGTCTAACTGGCAGACCATGCATGCACCGGAGGCATGTCAATTTCTCTTCATCAGATGCAGTAGAGCAACATTCTAGTGGATATGTCTTCCTTCATGCGTGTGCCTGTGGCCGTTCACGTCGCCTTAGAGAAGATCCTTTTGACTTTCAGACAGCAAATGTGTCTTTTAATTGTTTCTCTAACTGCGAAGATCTACTACCTACGCTTGTGCTTCCGAGAGGTCATGATGCTGGCTCGTTTTCAGTATCCTCTTGGCGGTTGGTGCGACTAGGAGGAGCGAGATATTACAAGCCAAC is drawn from Panicum virgatum strain AP13 chromosome 1N, P.virgatum_v5, whole genome shotgun sequence and contains these coding sequences:
- the LOC120657679 gene encoding uncharacterized protein LOC120657679 isoform X2; this translates as MPAKTVTSDTPTRATHRASSISPPARRGGHSGRQSSAISLMSGTTSNPSVLPGQCVPVLLFVFEDDAVDVSSAATSSDDMGDPFSSNQGSTSDGLLKQSSASKGSGSVVMLARAANKSESSSGKKLHSSLEGQIRVLLKKCRVLAGMEPGHIGPRGVREKNIGPRGLSNMSYHIPLFSLDTSRVVALLERSINKKQEPLDVIAGLFEDSMSCKSPLDIPSLENNYHPTNHDDFQLIKDFIFRQSDALRGRGGYSSNATAGSVAGVGMVAAAAAAAAVSAASGKPVNVPDLPSFDKWLSISTSILTALLSGKNSLSGLSESKTHTSPSEKNEQLPAGGSNAIDITLSCLESNNGLNMKFSSSWCERVLPAAKELYLKGLPAFYTTSMHEVQLQKALRSFCSMVKGPAVRLFSKKLEDECRTIWESGRQQCDAVSLTGRPCMHRRHVNFSSSDAVEQHSSGYVFLHACACGRSRRLREDPFDFQTANVSFNCFSNCEDLLPTLVLPRGHDAGSFSVSSWRLVRLGGARYYKPTKGLLQSGFSPKERYLLRWMISVGKGQARNGNRSNTVTSSTRSSMNPQTPPVVAGEVKSAVTQVTPQIKSTKLENAVKQPEMESMSNSGINFGKGLPNFTMKKPFAEVVAGTTAKDSEFPTLQKTRPPKPGVRKDERQMNIADQTNGRGHVALSQVSLAESEPVKASRNQSSESADVKPFLQIGSNIVPVSVGNESRETNQPVQQFIVYVGFEHECPYGHRFLLSEKHMTEIDSSCLQYQRSHVNKEAESKHAQKLLLKSSGLTAYTVDINNGRKNSKPLESSGRNSQQQSMQPRVDAQTSQPSPWFSDLQNDKREEHYFRNIAVDDGGEAFSLMNRNLPIYMHCPHCKMSERKEHQDVKFAGAVSQLQRIFIVTPDFPVLLASCPLVQFEGSCLPSNVSDHEREGLFSIGCQVILPPESFLTMRLPFVYGVETKEGSTFALKHFEQQPELTAWLVGGTALQIVSIGNATEKETIMK
- the LOC120657679 gene encoding uncharacterized protein LOC120657679 isoform X1, producing MERPPPPSPASPAVAVRALSRTPPQTPQNPSSARTPPQTHQNPSSAPSTGPAAAAASHDGVVAVGFVGGAGTARLADQILDAHVFSPGGSAGGLAGSVRYHRDGDKRMVFLHLTPMEAGGIGGGGDMPEMLFMFSVCHIIIFLQEGFRFNTQTLKKFRLLQSSKHAFAPFVKSLVAAAMPAKTVTSDTPTRATHRASSISPPARRGGHSGRQSSAISLMSGTTSNPSVLPGQCVPVLLFVFEDDAVDVSSAATSSDDMGDPFSSNQGSTSDGLLKQSSASKGSGSVVMLARAANKSESSSGKKLHSSLEGQIRVLLKKCRVLAGMEPGHIGPRGVREKNIGPRGLSNMSYHIPLFSLDTSRVVALLERSINKKQEPLDVIAGLFEDSMSCKSPLDIPSLENNYHPTNHDDFQLIKDFIFRQSDALRGRGGYSSNATAGSVAGVGMVAAAAAAAAVSAASGKPVNVPDLPSFDKWLSISTSILTALLSGKNSLSGLSESKTHTSPSEKNEQLPAGGSNAIDITLSCLESNNGLNMKFSSSWCERVLPAAKELYLKGLPAFYTTSMHEVQLQKALRSFCSMVKGPAVRLFSKKLEDECRTIWESGRQQCDAVSLTGRPCMHRRHVNFSSSDAVEQHSSGYVFLHACACGRSRRLREDPFDFQTANVSFNCFSNCEDLLPTLVLPRGHDAGSFSVSSWRLVRLGGARYYKPTKGLLQSGFSPKERYLLRWMISVGKGQARNGNRSNTVTSSTRSSMNPQTPPVVAGEVKSAVTQVTPQIKSTKLENAVKQPEMESMSNSGINFGKGLPNFTMKKPFAEVVAGTTAKDSEFPTLQKTRPPKPGVRKDERQMNIADQTNGRGHVALSQVSLAESEPVKASRNQSSESADVKPFLQIGSNIVPVSVGNESRETNQPVQQFIVYVGFEHECPYGHRFLLSEKHMTEIDSSCLQYQRSHVNKEAESKHAQKLLLKSSGLTAYTVDINNGRKNSKPLESSGRNSQQQSMQPRVDAQTSQPSPWFSDLQNDKREEHYFRNIAVDDGGEAFSLMNRNLPIYMHCPHCKMSERKEHQDVKFAGAVSQLQRIFIVTPDFPVLLASCPLVQFEGSCLPSNVSDHEREGLFSIGCQVILPPESFLTMRLPFVYGVETKEGSTFALKHFEQQPELTAWLVGGTALQIVSIGNATEKETIMK